In Aquiflexum balticum DSM 16537, a single genomic region encodes these proteins:
- a CDS encoding PAS domain-containing hybrid sensor histidine kinase/response regulator, whose amino-acid sequence MRPNKYPKFSQTKNYHTGFVVIGIIIVFLVLFLTYSFFNALKKNQTDSRNQSLSSQVELAGKEMQRDFTFLYEDMLFFVNNLEPWTYERTSNESLAFEKRARRIFNNHRDILDTIFVSFPNHHVSFYFDNQNNFLKKTYESRSDMPIQPHNITLSNPNKEVAISIKLDFDRFFSFILGNYYLGKTGFKLIYKNGEYLDISSELNFDKSNINAAVLSEIDQDISEGLKGNYTGLYDSPESDKKLRVLIHQYPFNLTPLEDKYAVVFIQDISNLGFSLYRAHFYLLFGLLLLLAFVILILFRFIKNSRYANLILEKNSAEIEELFRRQTLLLQESKGFIYFQDSSGKMENVGDEVLNVLGYEKEDFLKNFKSYIEEEDLTIFETLLKDSIKVKKEVVSSQFKIKKKDGSFIMVRIFEKLFYDKNGNYTGNVGICTDINEKYNSEVELIKSENRLRSVLNSLPDLIFIYDNEGTFIDYYVQDETMLLYPPSFSMGKNLFEVIPEPLNKVMMEAFSKVVKTGKMQRIEFDLMLKIGKRIFETRIFKLDENRVISMARDISSQKLWEKGLQEAMKASEESNKAKSEFLANMSHEIRTPMNGLLGIIGLLENTELDEIQNEYLHLIKNSGESLLNIIKDILDYSKIEAGEMSVNPIAFNFKNEIQKTLGIFSGLIKEKNLQFSFQYTSTVPEFVELDKDKLMQVLINIIGNAIKFTPEGGEISLLISSEKIVEKSIILYFEVKDTGIGIPEDHLGNLSKPFVQVDSSTTKSHQGTGLGLAISQRLIELMGGELTFESELGVGSTFSFSVIGKIWNMEDNIPNKEFDIDDMEFFNWKNMAQNYPLRILIAEDNTTNLRFMGMLMEQLGYDFAIAKNGIEAVKSANENEIDLIFMDIQMPLMNGLDAASQIRKEKGNKIKIVGLSANAFQEDVEKAKNAGMDAYLTKPIKIKDIAFIIKDCAESLSLKKEVN is encoded by the coding sequence ATGAGACCGAATAAATACCCAAAATTTTCCCAAACAAAGAATTACCATACCGGGTTTGTGGTGATAGGTATTATAATTGTTTTTCTGGTTCTTTTTTTAACCTATAGTTTTTTCAATGCATTAAAGAAAAACCAAACCGATTCCCGTAATCAATCACTTTCAAGCCAAGTGGAATTGGCAGGGAAAGAAATGCAAAGAGATTTCACGTTTCTTTATGAGGATATGTTGTTTTTCGTCAACAATCTCGAGCCATGGACTTACGAAAGGACATCCAATGAATCTCTGGCATTTGAAAAAAGAGCAAGAAGAATCTTCAATAATCACAGAGATATTCTGGATACTATTTTTGTGAGCTTTCCAAATCACCATGTTTCTTTTTACTTTGATAATCAAAATAATTTTTTGAAAAAGACTTATGAAAGCAGGTCGGATATGCCAATACAGCCTCATAATATTACACTTTCCAACCCCAATAAAGAAGTGGCAATTTCCATCAAACTTGATTTTGACAGGTTTTTTTCATTTATACTCGGAAACTATTATTTAGGTAAAACCGGGTTTAAACTTATTTACAAAAACGGGGAGTATTTGGACATTTCCTCGGAATTAAATTTTGATAAATCCAACATCAATGCTGCTGTTTTGTCTGAAATTGACCAGGATATTTCGGAGGGCTTAAAAGGAAACTATACTGGATTATATGATTCTCCTGAGTCAGACAAAAAGCTCAGGGTATTGATTCATCAGTACCCTTTTAATCTGACTCCCCTGGAAGATAAATATGCAGTTGTTTTCATCCAGGATATTTCGAATTTAGGATTTTCGCTTTACAGAGCACATTTTTATTTGCTTTTTGGATTGTTGTTGTTGTTGGCTTTTGTCATTTTGATATTGTTCAGGTTTATAAAAAACTCAAGATATGCCAACCTGATTCTGGAAAAAAATTCCGCGGAAATTGAAGAATTGTTTCGTAGACAGACCCTGTTGCTGCAGGAATCCAAAGGCTTTATCTACTTTCAGGATTCATCTGGGAAAATGGAAAATGTAGGGGATGAAGTACTGAATGTATTGGGATATGAAAAAGAGGATTTTTTGAAAAATTTCAAATCTTACATCGAAGAAGAGGATTTGACGATTTTTGAAACGCTTTTAAAAGATTCTATCAAGGTTAAAAAAGAGGTGGTTTCTTCCCAATTTAAGATCAAAAAGAAAGACGGTAGTTTTATCATGGTCCGGATATTTGAAAAGCTTTTTTATGATAAAAATGGGAATTACACAGGAAATGTGGGAATCTGTACTGATATAAATGAAAAGTATAATTCAGAAGTGGAGTTGATTAAAAGTGAAAACAGATTGAGGTCTGTATTGAATAGTCTTCCTGATTTGATTTTTATTTATGACAATGAGGGTACTTTTATTGATTATTATGTGCAAGATGAGACTATGCTTTTGTACCCCCCTTCTTTTTCTATGGGGAAAAATCTCTTTGAGGTTATTCCGGAACCACTTAATAAGGTCATGATGGAAGCATTTTCAAAAGTAGTAAAGACCGGGAAAATGCAGCGGATTGAATTTGATTTGATGCTGAAAATTGGAAAAAGGATTTTTGAAACAAGAATTTTTAAGCTGGATGAAAATAGAGTGATTTCTATGGCCAGAGATATTTCTTCCCAAAAACTATGGGAAAAAGGTCTGCAGGAAGCCATGAAAGCTTCAGAAGAATCCAATAAAGCGAAGTCCGAATTTCTGGCTAATATGAGTCATGAAATACGGACACCTATGAACGGTCTATTGGGTATCATTGGTCTTCTGGAAAATACAGAACTGGATGAAATCCAAAATGAGTACCTGCATTTAATCAAAAATTCCGGAGAATCACTCTTAAATATTATCAAGGATATCCTTGACTATTCCAAAATTGAAGCAGGGGAAATGTCTGTCAATCCAATTGCTTTTAATTTTAAGAATGAGATCCAAAAAACCCTGGGAATTTTTTCAGGTTTGATAAAGGAAAAAAACCTTCAATTTTCCTTTCAATATACTTCAACGGTACCCGAATTCGTGGAATTGGATAAGGACAAATTGATGCAGGTACTGATCAATATTATTGGCAATGCCATTAAGTTCACCCCCGAAGGAGGTGAAATATCTCTTTTGATCTCATCTGAAAAAATAGTTGAAAAGAGTATTATTCTTTACTTTGAAGTCAAGGATACAGGAATAGGAATCCCTGAGGACCATCTGGGAAATTTATCAAAACCTTTTGTACAGGTGGATAGCAGCACCACCAAATCGCATCAGGGGACAGGTTTAGGTCTTGCCATTTCCCAAAGGTTGATAGAATTGATGGGAGGAGAACTGACTTTCGAAAGTGAACTTGGTGTTGGGTCGACTTTTTCATTTTCTGTTATTGGGAAAATCTGGAATATGGAGGATAATATTCCCAATAAGGAATTTGATATTGATGATATGGAATTTTTTAATTGGAAGAATATGGCTCAAAATTATCCGTTGAGGATTTTGATAGCAGAAGATAACACTACCAACCTGAGGTTTATGGGTATGCTGATGGAACAATTGGGTTATGACTTCGCAATAGCCAAAAATGGCATTGAGGCTGTAAAATCCGCAAATGAAAATGAAATTGACCTCATTTTTATGGATATTCAAATGCCTCTAATGAATGGTTTGGATGCTGCTTCCCAAATTAGAAAGGAAAAAGGAAATAAGATTAAAATTGTGGGTCTGTCGGCCAATGCATTTCAAGAGGATGTTGAGAAAGCAAAAAATGCAGGGATGGATGCTTACCTGACCAAACCAATCAAAATAAAAGATATTGCTTTCATCATCAAGGATTGTGCAGAAAGTCTTTCTTTAAAAAAAGAGGTCAATTGA
- a CDS encoding dihydrolipoamide acetyltransferase family protein produces MAIVEMLMPKMGESIIEGTILTWLKKEGDNIDQDESVLEVATDKVDTEVPSTHGGILKKILVKEGEIVAVGAPIAIIEVEEESKSLEGSPQPKDKSKEELLAVAPAQTSTIISKETKTESEINDDRFYSPLVLSIAKEEKISTAELSTIPGTGKDGRVSKQDMLAYLKDRSKKDISTSQNIPAFSASPNVELSFSGQDEIIEMDRMRRMIAQRMVDSKRISAHVTSFVEADMTNIVLWRNKVKDVYKKKEGEALTFTPFFIQAVARAIKDFPMINISVDGEKIIKRKNINVGVAVALPTGNLIVPVIKNADLLNLTGLSKKINDLANRARINKLSPDELVGGTYTVSNVGSFGNVMGTPIIMQPQVAILAVGAIQKKPAVIETPTGDVIAIRHKMFLSHSYDHRVVDGALGGMFVRRVADYLEAFDLNTEI; encoded by the coding sequence ATGGCGATTGTAGAAATGCTAATGCCCAAAATGGGTGAGAGTATCATAGAAGGGACAATTCTTACATGGCTCAAAAAAGAAGGTGATAATATTGATCAGGATGAATCTGTCCTAGAAGTGGCCACTGACAAGGTTGACACGGAAGTTCCTTCTACGCATGGCGGTATCCTCAAAAAAATACTGGTAAAAGAAGGGGAAATTGTCGCTGTAGGTGCACCCATAGCAATTATTGAGGTAGAAGAAGAAAGCAAATCATTAGAAGGCTCTCCTCAACCGAAAGATAAGTCCAAAGAAGAATTATTAGCCGTTGCCCCTGCACAGACGTCAACTATAATTTCCAAAGAGACTAAGACTGAGAGTGAAATAAATGATGATAGATTTTATTCCCCTTTGGTATTGAGCATTGCCAAAGAAGAAAAAATAAGTACAGCCGAGCTTTCTACTATTCCGGGAACAGGCAAAGATGGAAGGGTTTCCAAGCAGGATATGCTGGCCTATTTGAAAGATCGTAGTAAAAAAGATATTTCTACTTCCCAAAATATTCCCGCTTTCTCAGCCTCTCCCAATGTGGAATTAAGTTTTTCCGGGCAGGATGAGATCATTGAGATGGATAGGATGCGCAGGATGATTGCTCAAAGAATGGTCGATTCCAAACGTATTTCTGCGCATGTTACGTCTTTTGTGGAAGCTGACATGACCAATATTGTACTTTGGAGAAATAAGGTAAAAGATGTGTATAAGAAAAAGGAAGGGGAAGCGCTGACCTTTACACCTTTCTTTATTCAGGCTGTTGCAAGAGCGATCAAGGATTTTCCTATGATCAATATTTCGGTGGACGGAGAAAAAATCATTAAAAGAAAAAATATTAATGTTGGAGTTGCCGTAGCCTTACCGACGGGGAATTTGATTGTCCCGGTTATAAAAAATGCGGATCTGTTGAATTTAACCGGTTTATCAAAAAAGATAAATGACCTTGCCAATAGGGCAAGAATCAATAAACTATCACCCGATGAACTTGTTGGTGGTACTTATACAGTTTCTAATGTAGGTTCATTTGGCAATGTAATGGGTACTCCAATCATCATGCAACCACAGGTCGCAATTTTGGCTGTGGGAGCTATTCAGAAAAAACCGGCCGTGATTGAAACACCGACAGGAGATGTAATTGCAATAAGGCACAAAATGTTTTTATCTCATTCCTATGACCACAGAGTAGTTGACGGGGCTTTGGGGGGGATGTTTGTCAGAAGAGTTGCAGATTACCTGGAAGCTTTTGATTTAAATACGGAAATATAA